From a single Pseudorasbora parva isolate DD20220531a chromosome 15, ASM2467924v1, whole genome shotgun sequence genomic region:
- the nhsl1b gene encoding NHS-like protein 1 isoform X6: MGSLAAVGLTSPGISNGHRARNMSCLGAVSNLDEEKKWTVHYTAPWHQQENVFLPGSRPACVEDLHRQAKVNLKTALRECDKLRKDGFRSSQYYSQGPTFSGSSNSQHEDEDIEGDDADKKSTASEEEKDSCQMRAQSPTQEEGVEVDGQMSWSKAPPLPTPEEKMRQQAQAVLTDIVPIDVTGETFDRQASIRRSLINTDTLVRRPKKVKRRKTISGVPDSVQQELAAKGRGGELRPQSMFIPGQYSTLGRVMNRNSTLRRSITKDSGCQTEEVKIVPPSVRRIRAQKGQGIAAQMAGISTSATNISSVYNGSSPGSSIVVMAPQFDNDIQRFHSLPRGARVSLNAEPLYSSTPFRHEDSAAKAPQQIGKLQVDDTVVHMRNAPRVCTQARPKSQEVRGTQKDWGSISGPACVVSPHAAYSTSFIPNATLSCSAEVIALHTTSSPGQSPLAGSPYTNARPLSMVSTVNSESTSSVGTGSHTPEAGMKDTCSETGQSDSSLHSHSTIAAGTLSSEEQWIYDTPENVLPRRTLTSSCSTPINHLYSSLERSSKGTDSSSLYSMDNDGYYTSMHLDSGLRSRSQGSGHGHGIGGRAGRHSMYECLGQQEDRTSLYSDQSLSRSISLRKPKKPPLPPARTDSLRRKPKKTSSATANIGGSNISNGSLLNESLIATLQQSLQNGLKSKGSSTSPSHSPCSDYEDPWMLRPRSQSSISAGSSGVSAAGMAHVYSICHVTPSHSDTSSLRSDYADSWGYYMDYPRPSGDQIQSPCTNSLSAGQVVELTNGRGLHNGNQATLPPAQEGSAKPRTGTSSPDRVHRLTSPSSGYSSQSNTPTAGTPVPSFMRCMSPSGSKPKPRVPERKSSLLSSVSISSSSTSLSSNTSDSNRNNIPPPPPLPAAPLALVPFNAPSFSPPLAPSSPVCTADQKFPPPPPTLPTTPHQQASMSPPYINSSPEFPPPPPPEVLTDLSGLNSSFSPHPPSPPPPLPAFSTIPAYSPPQNQLQASTTPPTPSSACLKEIKGSLKPVNLERRPVSPHSEQPSKVGIPLITPLALQSVQLRSAKRPENNGVSQLTRPQTPEKPLKSQHPTVTQVSSISPNLRPSSPEKKLSIQHSQDSHFEARPDCDVKSHSEPISCLTNGSIDLVEFKATAEVDGLETALSSSAETPQNAKPKKKPPLVSKKPTFSLTFSSVDHVSDLLSGQNDFNISTTTPEALDPTPVPEQEESTQKDCINISAPPEEITDVSPTNCEAREFSQTSGTIILDADMATIEAKDEEEGDDEDVTSSTESFGSKDDESGDVFESSTLDVAQSPSINSDGCGDMVTPTRPRTTEDLFAAIHSLDPLNMNTPQHTRSKRKVLGRKESEEDRSRGPLSPPVTPTGMAPSLTSSLPRQAGSIQRNLRKSPTSSDTFKALLLKKGSRSETSFRMSAAEMLRSTDPRFQRTRSLDSSLDPASPTAESPCSSPGRNKRASEDWARNEGMFSTSPSLIGPKYGRSRTPPSAASSKYNARSRILSSPMTVICERDGELTDCEDSCPVSPSNTPLPISQDSNSTLCEQSGS; encoded by the exons cTGTATCTAATCTGGATGAAGAGAAAAAGTGGACTGTGCACTACACGGCTCCATGGCACCAGCAGGAGAACGTCTTCCTGCCGGGCTCCAGACCGGCCTGCGTGGAAGACCTACACCGTCAGGCCAAAGTTAACTTGAAAACAGCTCTCAGAG AATGTGATAAACTGAGGAAAGATGGTTTCCGCAGCTCACAGTACTACTCACAGGGGCCCACCTTCTCAGGCTCCTCAAACTCGCAACATGAGGATGAGGACATCGAAGGGGATGACGCTGATAAAAAG TCTACAGCATCAGAGGAAGAGAAAGACTCCTGCCAAATGAGAGCACAAAGTCCCACACAGGAGGAGGGGGTCGAGGTTGATGGACAAATGTCATGGTCCAAAGCCCCACCCCTGCCCACTCCAGAAGAGAAGATGAGGCAGCAGGCTCAGGCTGTTCTCACAGATATTGTCCCCATCGATGTCACAG GGGAGACGTTTGACAGGCAGGCCAGCATCCGCCGCTCCCTAATAAACACTGACACTCTGGTCCGCCGGCCCAAGAAGGTTAAGCGAAGAAAGACTATTTCAGGGGTGCCTGACAGCGTCCAACAGGAACTAG CGGCTAAAGGGCGCGGAGGAGAGCTTCGGCCACAGTCCATGTTTATCCCTGGACAGTATTCAACACTTGGGCGAGTCATGAATAGGAATTCAACTCTTCGTCGATCTATAACAAAAGATTCTGGCTGCCAGACTGAGGAGGTGAAAATTGTCCCGCCCTCTGTGAGGAGAATAAGAGCTCAGAAGGGCCAAGGAATTGCTGCTCAAATGGCTGGCATCTCCACTTCGGCCACAAACATCTCTTCAGTTTATAATGGGAGCTCCCCTGGAAGTTCTATTGTTGTAATGGCACCACAGTTTGACAATGATATCCAGCGTTTTCACAGCTTGCCACGAGGTGCAAGGGTCTCTCTAAATGCAGAGCCCCTTTACAGTAGCACCCCTTTCAGGCATGAAGACTCCGCTGCAAAAGCACCTCAGCAGATTGGAAAATTACAAGTAGATGATACTGTGGTGCACATGAGGAATGCCCCAAGGGTATGTACCCAAGCCCGACCAAAATCTCAGGAGGTGAGAGGCACTCAAAAGGATTGGGGATCTATCTCAGGTCCAGCCTGTGTAGTTTCTCCACATGCAGCCTACTCAACCTCCTTTATACCTAATGCTACTCTGTCATGTTCTGCTGAGGTTATTGCACTTCACACCACATCAAGTCCTGGCCAGAGCCCACTTGCTGGGTCACCATACACTAATGCTAGACCTCTTAGCATGGTCTCAACTGTCAACAGTGAGAGCACTAGTAGTGTTGGCACAGGATCGCACACACCAGAGGCAGGCATGAAGGATACCTGTAGTGAGACTGGCCAGTCTGATAGCAGTTTGCACAGCCACAGCACCATTGCAGCAGGAACATTGTCTTCAGAAGAGCAATGGATTTACGACACTCCTGAGAATGTCTTGCCCAGAAGGACGCTGACTTCCAGCTGCTCAACACCCATAAATCATCTGTATAGTAGCCTTGAACGCTCCTCAAAAGGCACAGACTCTAGTTCACTCTACTCTATGGACAATGATGGCTACTACACTTCCATGCATCTGGATTCAGGCCTTAGATCAAGGAGCCAGGGTAGTGGCCATGGTCATGGTATAGGAGGAAGAGCAGGAAGACACAGTATGTATGAGTGCCTAGGTCAGCAAGAAGACAGAACCAGCTTGTACAGTGACCAATCACTGTCACGTTCCATCTCTCTACGCAAGCCTAAGAAGCCACCTCTTCCACCAGCACGTACAGACTCTCTACGACGAAAGCCTAAGAAAACCAGCTCCGCTACTGCCAACATTGGAGGGTCAAATATTAGCAATGGTTCTCTTCTCAATGAGTCACTGATTGCAACGCTTCAACAGTCACTTCAGAATGGGCTGAAAAGCAAAGGGTCCTCCACTTCACCATCTCACAGTCCTTGTAGTGACTATGAGGACCCCTGGATGCTTCGTCCCAGGAGCCAAAGCAGCATCAGTGCGGGCAGCAGTGGTGTATCAGCAGCAGGGATGGCTCATGTGTACTCTATCTGTCATGTCACACCTTCTCATAGTGACACTAGTAGCCTCCGTTCTGATTATGCAGACTCTTGGGGCTACTACATGGATTATCCTCGTCCATCTGGAGATCAAATACAGTCACCATGCACCAATTCCCTTTCTGCTGGACAAGTGGTTGAGCTGACAAATGGAAGAGGTCTCCATAATGGTAACCAGGCTACTCTTCCTCCTGCTCAGGAAGGAAGTGCAAAGCCCAGAACAGGCACCTCATCACCAGACAGGGTACATCGGTTGACTTCTCCATCAAGTGGATACTCAAGTCAATCCAACACTCCAACAGCTGGCACTCCCGTCCCCTCTTTTATGAGATGCATGTCTCCATCGGGAAGcaagcccaaacccagagtgcctgaaagaaagtcatccttgcTCTCATCTGTATCCATATCCTCTTCTTCCACCTCTCTATCCTCTAACACCTCTGATTCCAACAGAAACAATATTCCTCCCCCACCTCCTCTTCCAGCTGCCCCTTTGGCTCTTGTACCTTTCAATGCTCCATCCTTTTCTCCTCCCCTTGCGCCCTCCAGCCCTGTGTGCACAGCAGACCAGAAGTTTCCTCCTCCGCCACCTACTTTACCCACCACCCCCCATCAACAAGCATCCATGAGCCCTCCTTATATCAATTCTTCCCCCGAATTTCCACCGCCTCCACCTCCAGAAGTGTTGACGGACTTGTCAGGTCTCAATAGTTCTTTCAGCCCTCACCCACCTTCTCCACCACCACCACTGCCTGCTTTTTCCACTATCCCTGCTTATTCTCCCCCTCAAAATCAACTCCAAGCAAGCACGACACCCCCTACACCTTCTTCCGCTTGCTTGAAGGAAATTAAGGGTAGCCTAAAACCAGTGAACTTAGAAAGAAGACCAGTATCGCCTCACTCTGAGCAGCCTAGTAAGGTTGGCATACCACTGATCACCCCACTTGCCCTGCAGAGTGTGCAGCTTCGGTCAGCAAAGCGGCCAGAAAACAATGGAGTTAGCCAGTTGACTAGACCCCAAACACCAGAGAAGCCTCTCAAATCACAGCATCCCACAGTTACTCAGGTTTCTTCAATATCTCCAAATTTAAGGCCATCATCTCCAGAGAAAAAACTCTCCATCCAGCATAGCCAGGATAGCCATTTTGAAGCACGACCTGATTGTGATGTAAAATCACATTCTGAACCAATATCCTGCCTCACAAATGGGTCCATAGATCTTGTTGAGTTTAAGGCCACAGCTGAAGTAGATGGTCTAGAGACTGCCCTCTCATCATCTGCAGAAACCCCACAAAATGCTAAACCCAAGAAAAAGCCTCCTTTGGTTTCCAAAAAGCCCACGTTTTCTCTCACCTTTTCATCAGTGGATCATGTCAGTGATTTGCTGAGTGGTCAAAATGACTTTAACATCTCTACGACTACACCTGAAGCTCTGGACCCCACACCTGTTCCGGAACAGGAAGAGTCAACTCAGAAGGATTGCATTAACATTTCTGCACCTCCTGAGGAGATAACAGACGTTTCTCCCACCAATTGTGAAGCTCGGGAGTTCTCCCAGACCTCTGGTACCATCATTCTTGATGCAGACATGGCTACCATTGAAGCAAAGGATGAAGAAGAGGGAGATGATGAAGATGTAACCAGCAGCACAGAATCTTTTGGATCTAAAGATGATGAAAGTG GTGATGTGTTTGAGTCCAGCACGTTGGACGTCGCTCAATCTCCCAGCATCAACAGCGACGGCTGTGGGGACATGGTGACCCCCACGCGGCCTCGCACCACAGAGGACCTCTTTGCTGCCATTCACAG CCTGGACCCGTTGAACATGAACACCCCCCAACATACGAG GTCAAAGCGGAAGGTCCTGGGGCGCAAGGAATCCGAAGAGGACCGTTCAAGAGGTCCTCTATCCCCACCGGTTACCCCTACAGGAATGGCCCCAAGCTTGACATCCTCCCTGCCACGGCAAGCGGGCTCCATACAGCGCAACCTGCGCAAATCCCCGACCAGCAGCGACACATTCAAGGCTCTCCTGCTGAAAAAAGGCAGTCGCTCTGAGACCAGCTTCCGCATGTCCGCTGCCGAGATGCTGCGCAGCACCGACCCGCGCTTTCAGAGGACCCGCTCTCTCGACTCGTCGCTCGACCCGGCATCGCCGACGGCCGAGAGCCCCTGCTCTTCTCCGGGCCGGAACAAACGGGCGTCCGAGGACTGGGCGCGCAACGAGGGAATGTTCTCGACGTCCCCGTCATTGATCGGGCCGAAGTACGGCCGATCCCGCACGCCGCCCTCTGCCGCCAGCAGCAAGTACAACGCTCGCAGCCGGATCCTCAGCAGCCCCATGACGGTTATTTGCGAGAGGGACGGAGAACTCACCGACTGTGAAGACTCGTGCCCGGTTTCTCCATCGAACACACCCCTTCCCATCTCTCAGGACTCTAACAGCACTTTATGCGAGCAGAGCGGCAGTTAG
- the nhsl1b gene encoding NHS-like protein 1 isoform X4: protein MPFPERTVEPQLVSRLRGSDVLERSFVTPDGRRVRKPVLFSSLEEVCCHSLTSILHQLSDLSRHASDIFLGIETQAVVISQRTSRIQVRLERLQLTARKFDPKTIQIPVSNLDEEKKWTVHYTAPWHQQENVFLPGSRPACVEDLHRQAKVNLKTALRECDKLRKDGFRSSQYYSQGPTFSGSSNSQHEDEDIEGDDADKKSTASEEEKDSCQMRAQSPTQEEGVEVDGQMSWSKAPPLPTPEEKMRQQAQAVLTDIVPIDVTAAKGRGGELRPQSMFIPGQYSTLGRVMNRNSTLRRSITKDSGCQTEEVKIVPPSVRRIRAQKGQGIAAQMAGISTSATNISSVYNGSSPGSSIVVMAPQFDNDIQRFHSLPRGARVSLNAEPLYSSTPFRHEDSAAKAPQQIGKLQVDDTVVHMRNAPRVCTQARPKSQEVRGTQKDWGSISGPACVVSPHAAYSTSFIPNATLSCSAEVIALHTTSSPGQSPLAGSPYTNARPLSMVSTVNSESTSSVGTGSHTPEAGMKDTCSETGQSDSSLHSHSTIAAGTLSSEEQWIYDTPENVLPRRTLTSSCSTPINHLYSSLERSSKGTDSSSLYSMDNDGYYTSMHLDSGLRSRSQGSGHGHGIGGRAGRHSMYECLGQQEDRTSLYSDQSLSRSISLRKPKKPPLPPARTDSLRRKPKKTSSATANIGGSNISNGSLLNESLIATLQQSLQNGLKSKGSSTSPSHSPCSDYEDPWMLRPRSQSSISAGSSGVSAAGMAHVYSICHVTPSHSDTSSLRSDYADSWGYYMDYPRPSGDQIQSPCTNSLSAGQVVELTNGRGLHNGNQATLPPAQEGSAKPRTGTSSPDRVHRLTSPSSGYSSQSNTPTAGTPVPSFMRCMSPSGSKPKPRVPERKSSLLSSVSISSSSTSLSSNTSDSNRNNIPPPPPLPAAPLALVPFNAPSFSPPLAPSSPVCTADQKFPPPPPTLPTTPHQQASMSPPYINSSPEFPPPPPPEVLTDLSGLNSSFSPHPPSPPPPLPAFSTIPAYSPPQNQLQASTTPPTPSSACLKEIKGSLKPVNLERRPVSPHSEQPSKVGIPLITPLALQSVQLRSAKRPENNGVSQLTRPQTPEKPLKSQHPTVTQVSSISPNLRPSSPEKKLSIQHSQDSHFEARPDCDVKSHSEPISCLTNGSIDLVEFKATAEVDGLETALSSSAETPQNAKPKKKPPLVSKKPTFSLTFSSVDHVSDLLSGQNDFNISTTTPEALDPTPVPEQEESTQKDCINISAPPEEITDVSPTNCEAREFSQTSGTIILDADMATIEAKDEEEGDDEDVTSSTESFGSKDDESGDVFESSTLDVAQSPSINSDGCGDMVTPTRPRTTEDLFAAIHSLDPLNMNTPQHTRSKRKVLGRKESEEDRSRGPLSPPVTPTGMAPSLTSSLPRQAGSIQRNLRKSPTSSDTFKALLLKKGSRSETSFRMSAAEMLRSTDPRFQRTRSLDSSLDPASPTAESPCSSPGRNKRASEDWARNEGMFSTSPSLIGPKYGRSRTPPSAASSKYNARSRILSSPMTVICERDGELTDCEDSCPVSPSNTPLPISQDSNSTLCEQSGS from the exons cTGTATCTAATCTGGATGAAGAGAAAAAGTGGACTGTGCACTACACGGCTCCATGGCACCAGCAGGAGAACGTCTTCCTGCCGGGCTCCAGACCGGCCTGCGTGGAAGACCTACACCGTCAGGCCAAAGTTAACTTGAAAACAGCTCTCAGAG AATGTGATAAACTGAGGAAAGATGGTTTCCGCAGCTCACAGTACTACTCACAGGGGCCCACCTTCTCAGGCTCCTCAAACTCGCAACATGAGGATGAGGACATCGAAGGGGATGACGCTGATAAAAAG TCTACAGCATCAGAGGAAGAGAAAGACTCCTGCCAAATGAGAGCACAAAGTCCCACACAGGAGGAGGGGGTCGAGGTTGATGGACAAATGTCATGGTCCAAAGCCCCACCCCTGCCCACTCCAGAAGAGAAGATGAGGCAGCAGGCTCAGGCTGTTCTCACAGATATTGTCCCCATCGATGTCACAG CGGCTAAAGGGCGCGGAGGAGAGCTTCGGCCACAGTCCATGTTTATCCCTGGACAGTATTCAACACTTGGGCGAGTCATGAATAGGAATTCAACTCTTCGTCGATCTATAACAAAAGATTCTGGCTGCCAGACTGAGGAGGTGAAAATTGTCCCGCCCTCTGTGAGGAGAATAAGAGCTCAGAAGGGCCAAGGAATTGCTGCTCAAATGGCTGGCATCTCCACTTCGGCCACAAACATCTCTTCAGTTTATAATGGGAGCTCCCCTGGAAGTTCTATTGTTGTAATGGCACCACAGTTTGACAATGATATCCAGCGTTTTCACAGCTTGCCACGAGGTGCAAGGGTCTCTCTAAATGCAGAGCCCCTTTACAGTAGCACCCCTTTCAGGCATGAAGACTCCGCTGCAAAAGCACCTCAGCAGATTGGAAAATTACAAGTAGATGATACTGTGGTGCACATGAGGAATGCCCCAAGGGTATGTACCCAAGCCCGACCAAAATCTCAGGAGGTGAGAGGCACTCAAAAGGATTGGGGATCTATCTCAGGTCCAGCCTGTGTAGTTTCTCCACATGCAGCCTACTCAACCTCCTTTATACCTAATGCTACTCTGTCATGTTCTGCTGAGGTTATTGCACTTCACACCACATCAAGTCCTGGCCAGAGCCCACTTGCTGGGTCACCATACACTAATGCTAGACCTCTTAGCATGGTCTCAACTGTCAACAGTGAGAGCACTAGTAGTGTTGGCACAGGATCGCACACACCAGAGGCAGGCATGAAGGATACCTGTAGTGAGACTGGCCAGTCTGATAGCAGTTTGCACAGCCACAGCACCATTGCAGCAGGAACATTGTCTTCAGAAGAGCAATGGATTTACGACACTCCTGAGAATGTCTTGCCCAGAAGGACGCTGACTTCCAGCTGCTCAACACCCATAAATCATCTGTATAGTAGCCTTGAACGCTCCTCAAAAGGCACAGACTCTAGTTCACTCTACTCTATGGACAATGATGGCTACTACACTTCCATGCATCTGGATTCAGGCCTTAGATCAAGGAGCCAGGGTAGTGGCCATGGTCATGGTATAGGAGGAAGAGCAGGAAGACACAGTATGTATGAGTGCCTAGGTCAGCAAGAAGACAGAACCAGCTTGTACAGTGACCAATCACTGTCACGTTCCATCTCTCTACGCAAGCCTAAGAAGCCACCTCTTCCACCAGCACGTACAGACTCTCTACGACGAAAGCCTAAGAAAACCAGCTCCGCTACTGCCAACATTGGAGGGTCAAATATTAGCAATGGTTCTCTTCTCAATGAGTCACTGATTGCAACGCTTCAACAGTCACTTCAGAATGGGCTGAAAAGCAAAGGGTCCTCCACTTCACCATCTCACAGTCCTTGTAGTGACTATGAGGACCCCTGGATGCTTCGTCCCAGGAGCCAAAGCAGCATCAGTGCGGGCAGCAGTGGTGTATCAGCAGCAGGGATGGCTCATGTGTACTCTATCTGTCATGTCACACCTTCTCATAGTGACACTAGTAGCCTCCGTTCTGATTATGCAGACTCTTGGGGCTACTACATGGATTATCCTCGTCCATCTGGAGATCAAATACAGTCACCATGCACCAATTCCCTTTCTGCTGGACAAGTGGTTGAGCTGACAAATGGAAGAGGTCTCCATAATGGTAACCAGGCTACTCTTCCTCCTGCTCAGGAAGGAAGTGCAAAGCCCAGAACAGGCACCTCATCACCAGACAGGGTACATCGGTTGACTTCTCCATCAAGTGGATACTCAAGTCAATCCAACACTCCAACAGCTGGCACTCCCGTCCCCTCTTTTATGAGATGCATGTCTCCATCGGGAAGcaagcccaaacccagagtgcctgaaagaaagtcatccttgcTCTCATCTGTATCCATATCCTCTTCTTCCACCTCTCTATCCTCTAACACCTCTGATTCCAACAGAAACAATATTCCTCCCCCACCTCCTCTTCCAGCTGCCCCTTTGGCTCTTGTACCTTTCAATGCTCCATCCTTTTCTCCTCCCCTTGCGCCCTCCAGCCCTGTGTGCACAGCAGACCAGAAGTTTCCTCCTCCGCCACCTACTTTACCCACCACCCCCCATCAACAAGCATCCATGAGCCCTCCTTATATCAATTCTTCCCCCGAATTTCCACCGCCTCCACCTCCAGAAGTGTTGACGGACTTGTCAGGTCTCAATAGTTCTTTCAGCCCTCACCCACCTTCTCCACCACCACCACTGCCTGCTTTTTCCACTATCCCTGCTTATTCTCCCCCTCAAAATCAACTCCAAGCAAGCACGACACCCCCTACACCTTCTTCCGCTTGCTTGAAGGAAATTAAGGGTAGCCTAAAACCAGTGAACTTAGAAAGAAGACCAGTATCGCCTCACTCTGAGCAGCCTAGTAAGGTTGGCATACCACTGATCACCCCACTTGCCCTGCAGAGTGTGCAGCTTCGGTCAGCAAAGCGGCCAGAAAACAATGGAGTTAGCCAGTTGACTAGACCCCAAACACCAGAGAAGCCTCTCAAATCACAGCATCCCACAGTTACTCAGGTTTCTTCAATATCTCCAAATTTAAGGCCATCATCTCCAGAGAAAAAACTCTCCATCCAGCATAGCCAGGATAGCCATTTTGAAGCACGACCTGATTGTGATGTAAAATCACATTCTGAACCAATATCCTGCCTCACAAATGGGTCCATAGATCTTGTTGAGTTTAAGGCCACAGCTGAAGTAGATGGTCTAGAGACTGCCCTCTCATCATCTGCAGAAACCCCACAAAATGCTAAACCCAAGAAAAAGCCTCCTTTGGTTTCCAAAAAGCCCACGTTTTCTCTCACCTTTTCATCAGTGGATCATGTCAGTGATTTGCTGAGTGGTCAAAATGACTTTAACATCTCTACGACTACACCTGAAGCTCTGGACCCCACACCTGTTCCGGAACAGGAAGAGTCAACTCAGAAGGATTGCATTAACATTTCTGCACCTCCTGAGGAGATAACAGACGTTTCTCCCACCAATTGTGAAGCTCGGGAGTTCTCCCAGACCTCTGGTACCATCATTCTTGATGCAGACATGGCTACCATTGAAGCAAAGGATGAAGAAGAGGGAGATGATGAAGATGTAACCAGCAGCACAGAATCTTTTGGATCTAAAGATGATGAAAGTG GTGATGTGTTTGAGTCCAGCACGTTGGACGTCGCTCAATCTCCCAGCATCAACAGCGACGGCTGTGGGGACATGGTGACCCCCACGCGGCCTCGCACCACAGAGGACCTCTTTGCTGCCATTCACAG CCTGGACCCGTTGAACATGAACACCCCCCAACATACGAG GTCAAAGCGGAAGGTCCTGGGGCGCAAGGAATCCGAAGAGGACCGTTCAAGAGGTCCTCTATCCCCACCGGTTACCCCTACAGGAATGGCCCCAAGCTTGACATCCTCCCTGCCACGGCAAGCGGGCTCCATACAGCGCAACCTGCGCAAATCCCCGACCAGCAGCGACACATTCAAGGCTCTCCTGCTGAAAAAAGGCAGTCGCTCTGAGACCAGCTTCCGCATGTCCGCTGCCGAGATGCTGCGCAGCACCGACCCGCGCTTTCAGAGGACCCGCTCTCTCGACTCGTCGCTCGACCCGGCATCGCCGACGGCCGAGAGCCCCTGCTCTTCTCCGGGCCGGAACAAACGGGCGTCCGAGGACTGGGCGCGCAACGAGGGAATGTTCTCGACGTCCCCGTCATTGATCGGGCCGAAGTACGGCCGATCCCGCACGCCGCCCTCTGCCGCCAGCAGCAAGTACAACGCTCGCAGCCGGATCCTCAGCAGCCCCATGACGGTTATTTGCGAGAGGGACGGAGAACTCACCGACTGTGAAGACTCGTGCCCGGTTTCTCCATCGAACACACCCCTTCCCATCTCTCAGGACTCTAACAGCACTTTATGCGAGCAGAGCGGCAGTTAG